From a region of the Phoenix dactylifera cultivar Barhee BC4 unplaced genomic scaffold, palm_55x_up_171113_PBpolish2nd_filt_p 000918F, whole genome shotgun sequence genome:
- the LOC120107598 gene encoding putative pentatricopeptide repeat-containing protein At4g17915: MPLSREICGFSTQLLNISIASLCKARNLEKAEAVLIDGIRLGYIPDVVTYNTLITAYCRFVGINEAYSILYRMREAGVKPDVITYNSLIAGATRYCLPSRSLELFEEMLQTGLAPDEWSYNTLMHCLFKSGYPEEAYKIYMDMILKNITPSSATYNTLINGLCKVGKAGNALRLFRNLQRFGFSAGLVTYNTIIDGLCKSGRMGQARRILKELGESGYAPNAITYTTVMKCCFRSGKFEQGFEIFSEMMNKGYNSDVFAYCTVISALTKKGMIKDANACVKQMLGNGIGLDKACYNTLIYLLCREGNLETAFRLLNEMEEGGLEGDEYTYSILVDALCKMGHVDAAHKQLQLMEMRGFQSNLVAYNCLIDGLCKVGEVDSAMKLFNKMNSKDPFTYTSLVHGLCRKGRFRVASKLLLTCLREGMNVLRSAQRAVTAGLQSSGFKRDAGKLRTALRLAQLSRY; encoded by the coding sequence atGCCTTTATCAAGAGAAATATGTGGATTTTCGACTCAACTGCTGAATATCTCCATAGCTTCCCTGTGTAAAGCTAGGAATTTAGAAAAAGCCGAGGCTGTTTTAATTGACGGTATAAGACTCGGATATATTCCAGATGTTGTAACATACAATACATTGATTACGGCATATTGCCGCTTTGTCGGGATAAATGAAGCATACTCGATTCTTTATAGAATGAGAGAAGCAGGCGTAAAACCTGATGTAATTACTTAcaattctttaattgctggggcTACTCGATATTGCCTTCCATCACGCTCGCTGGAGCTGTTCGAAGAAATGTTGCAGACTGGACTTGCTCCTGATGAATGGAGCTATAACACTCTGATGCACTGTTTGTTTAAATCTGGATACCCGGAGGAGGCCTACAAGATTTATATGGATATGATCTTGAAAAATATCACCCCTTCATCGGCTACATATAATACTTTAATAAATGGTTTGTGCAAGGTGGGGAAGGCAGGGAATGCTCTGAGACTGTTTAGAAACTTGCAAAGGTTTGGGTTTTCTGCGGGGCTGGTGACATATAATACAATTATAGACGGGCTCTGTAAATCTGGCAGGATGGGTCAGGCAAGAAGGATTCTCAAGGAACTTGGAGAATCAGGTTATGCTCCAAATGCCATAACTTATACGACAGTTATGAAGTGCTGCTTTAGATCTGGGAAATTTGAGCAAGGATTTGAGATTTTttctgaaatgatgaataaaggGTACAATTCAGATGTCTTTGCCTATTGCACAGTAATCAGCGCATTGACCAAGAAAGGTATGATTAAAGATGCTAATGCTTGTGTCAAGCAAATGTTGGGAAATGGTATTGGCCTTGATAAAGCATGTTATAACACTCTAATTTATCTGCTTTGCAGAGAAGGAAATTTAGAAACTGCATTCCGGTTGCTGAATGAGATGGAAGAAGGTGGCCTTGAGGGTGATGAGTATACGTACTCTATTTTGGTCGATGCGTTGTGTAAAATGGGTCACGTTGATGCTGCCCACAAGCAGTTGCAATTGATGGAGATGAGGGGCTTCCAGTCAAACTTGGTAGCTTATAATTGCTTGATTGATGGGCTGTGTAAGGTGGGAGAGGTGGATTCTGCCATGAAGTTATTCAATAAGATGAATTCCAAGGATCCTTTCACATACACATCATTGGTGCATGGCCTATGCAGGAAGGGTCGGTTTCGTGTGGCATCCAAGCTCTTGCTGACTTGCTTAAGGGAAGGCATGAATGTTCTCAGATCTGCCCAACGTGCCGTTACTGCTGGACTTCAAAGTTCGGGGTTTAAAAGGGATGCAGGGAAGCTTAGGACAGCATTACGCCTGGCTCAGCTTTCACGCTACTAA